The Euzebyales bacterium genome has a window encoding:
- a CDS encoding SRPBCC family protein — protein sequence MTTADRNDVARASTSIDASSRRVWSALVDPEQIARWMVGTTVDTDWREGSPVTWKGEWQGTAYEDKGTVLRVEEGRVLQYTHYSPLSGQPDVPENYHTVTIELVGSMPTEVTLSQDGNDNSEMRDHSAAFWQSMLDTLKQQVERDG from the coding sequence ATGACGACCGCAGACCGGAACGACGTCGCCAGAGCATCGACATCGATCGACGCCTCCAGCCGTCGGGTGTGGAGCGCGCTCGTCGATCCCGAGCAGATCGCACGATGGATGGTGGGCACCACCGTCGACACCGACTGGCGGGAGGGAAGCCCCGTCACGTGGAAGGGCGAGTGGCAGGGTACGGCCTACGAGGACAAGGGGACCGTCCTGCGGGTGGAGGAGGGACGCGTGTTGCAGTACACGCACTACAGCCCGCTCTCCGGACAGCCCGACGTGCCCGAGAACTATCACACGGTCACGATCGAGCTGGTCGGCTCGATGCCGACCGAGGTGACGCTCAGCCAGGACGGCAACGACAACAGCGAGATGCGCGACCACTCCGCCGCCTTCTGGCAGTCGATGCTCGACACGCTCAAGCAGCAGGTGGAGCGCGACGGCT
- a CDS encoding betaine/proline/choline family ABC transporter ATP-binding protein (Members of the family are the ATP-binding subunit of ABC transporters for substrates such as betaine, L-proline or other amino acids, choline, carnitine, etc. The substrate specificity is best determined from the substrate-binding subunit, rather than this subunit, as it interacts with the permease subunit and not with substrate directly.) codes for MTAHVDDSDARTDGAHPPPADGPADDAVVAIRDLWKVFGPRATEVPGSSELAGLSRLDLLERTGCTAAVREVSFDVAPGEVFVVMGLSGSGKSTLVRCVTRLIEPTAGQVLFEGEDIRTADDRRLRELRRNKFSMVFQHFGLLPHRRVVDNVAYGLEIRGTGRAERTARAMEVIDLVGLTGYDQTFPAELSGGMQQRVGLARALASDPAVLFLDEPFSALDPLIRRDMQREVIRLHHEVGKTMVFITHDLSEALKLGDRILIMRDGYMVQMGRGDDLVGAPADDYIRDFVRDVSRADVLTLRWIMRPPQPDDPLDGPELGPDVLVRDATRAVLAAERPVKVVADGDLLGIVGDDEILGVVAGDDGDRP; via the coding sequence GTGACAGCGCACGTTGATGACTCTGATGCACGGACGGACGGGGCGCACCCCCCGCCCGCCGACGGTCCAGCGGACGACGCGGTCGTCGCGATACGTGACCTGTGGAAGGTGTTCGGACCGCGCGCCACCGAGGTGCCGGGCTCGTCCGAGCTCGCGGGGCTGTCGCGCCTCGACCTGCTCGAACGGACCGGCTGCACTGCCGCGGTGCGCGAAGTCAGCTTCGATGTCGCACCCGGTGAGGTCTTCGTGGTCATGGGTCTGTCCGGCTCCGGAAAGTCGACGCTGGTCAGGTGCGTGACCCGTCTGATCGAACCGACCGCCGGTCAGGTGCTGTTCGAGGGCGAGGACATCCGGACCGCCGACGACCGACGCCTGCGTGAGCTGCGGCGGAACAAGTTCTCGATGGTGTTCCAGCACTTCGGGCTCCTGCCGCACCGACGGGTGGTCGACAACGTCGCCTACGGCCTCGAGATCCGTGGCACCGGCCGCGCGGAGCGCACCGCCAGGGCGATGGAGGTCATCGACCTGGTCGGCCTGACCGGCTACGACCAGACGTTCCCTGCTGAGCTGTCGGGCGGCATGCAGCAACGGGTCGGCCTTGCGCGCGCGCTGGCGTCCGACCCCGCCGTGCTGTTCCTCGACGAGCCGTTCTCGGCGCTCGACCCGCTGATCCGCCGCGACATGCAGCGGGAGGTCATCCGGTTGCACCACGAAGTGGGCAAGACGATGGTGTTCATCACCCACGACCTGTCCGAGGCGCTCAAGCTCGGCGACCGCATCCTCATCATGCGCGATGGGTACATGGTGCAGATGGGCCGGGGTGACGACCTGGTCGGCGCACCGGCCGACGACTACATCCGCGACTTCGTCCGCGACGTGTCACGGGCCGACGTGCTCACGCTGCGCTGGATCATGCGCCCGCCGCAGCCGGACGACCCGCTCGACGGGCCCGAGCTCGGGCCGGACGTGCTGGTGCGGGATGCGACCAGGGCGGTGCTCGCCGCCGAACGCCCTGTCAAGGTGGTGGCCGACGGCGACCTGCTGGGCATCGTCGGTGACGACGAGATCCTCGGCGTGGTCGCGGGTGACGACGGGGACCGCCCGTGA